From Triticum aestivum cultivar Chinese Spring chromosome 4A, IWGSC CS RefSeq v2.1, whole genome shotgun sequence, a single genomic window includes:
- the LOC123082995 gene encoding alcohol-forming fatty acyl-CoA reductase isoform X1, giving the protein MVIGEMDAAQVAAYFRGKNVLITGATGFLGKVLLEKILRIQPDVRKLFLLVRATDDESARRRVQTEVTGREIFQVLREKHGKGFEDFIEEKVCPLAGDVMYEDFGLDTAKLKEVSKDVDIIVNGAATTNFYERYDVSFDTNVLGAKQICAFANKCTKLKMLLHVSTAYVSGEQEGLILEKPFMMGGTLREGTHLDIESELNLIKHTQIELKANCATDKAERKTMKELGLKRARHFGWPNTYVFTKAMGEMLLGHLRGDLPVVIIRPSIITSLLKEPLPGWMEGVRTIDSVFLGYAKQALKFFLVDPNTIMDVIPGDMVVNSMMVAMLAHSEEQAQTIYHVTSSMSNPASYMTLRETAHRYFVDNPPRGENGEPIRLNKMRFFSTVARLRIYMVIKYKLPLEILHLVNVGLCGVFSGRYNELSGKYRLAMHLIKLYAPYTLFKGRFDDMNLERLRKAMEQNSDGGEYYFDFDPKKIDWDDYFYMVHFPGVLKYLA; this is encoded by the exons ATGGTGATCGGCGAAATGGATGCTGCTCAGGTCGCAGCATACTTCAGGGGCAAGAATGTCCTCATCACCGGCGCAACTGGGTTCCTTGGAAAAG TGCTCTTGGAGAAGATACTGAGGATCCAGCCTGATGTCAGGAAGCTCTTCCTCTTGGTTCGAGCCACCGACGACGAATCGGCAAGGCGGCGGGTCCAGACCGAG GTAACAGGGAGGGAGATATTCCAAGTTCTCAGAGAAAAGCATGGCAAGGGTTTTGAAGATTTCATCGAAGAGAAGGTGTGCCCCTTGGCTGGAGACGTCATGTATGAGGATTTTGGACTAGACACTGCCAAGCTGAAAGAAGTGTCCAAGGATGTGGACATCATCGTCAACGGAGCTGCGACTACGAATTTCTATGAAAG ATACGATGTCTCCTTCGACACCAACGTCTTGGGAGCCAAGCAGATCTGTGCATTTGCAAACAAGTGCACCAAACTGAAAATGCTGCTCCACGTTTCAACTG CCTACGTAAGTGGTGAACAAGAGGGACTAATACTAGAGAAACCATTCATGATGGGGGGCACACTACGGGAGGGCACACACTTAGACATCGAATCCGAGCTAAATCTGATCAAACATACCCAGATTGAACTGAAAGCTAACTGTGCTACAGACAAGGCTGAGAGGAAAACCATGAAGGAACTTGGCCTCAAGAG AGCTAGGCATTTTGGCTGGCCAAATACCTACGTCTTCACCAAGGCAATGGGTGAGATGCTGCTGGGACACCTGCGAGGCGACCTTCCGGTCGTCATCATCCGGCCGAGCATCATAACCAGCCTCCTCAAGGAGCCATTGCCTGGATGGATGGAAGGAGTCAG gacTATCGACTCGGTTTTCTTGGGTTACGCCAAGCAAGCCTTGAAATTCTTTCTAGTAGACCCCAATACCATAATGGACGTG ATTCCGGGGGACATGGTGGTAAACTCCATGATGGTGGCCATGCTGGCGCACTCAGAGGAACAAGCACAGACCATTTACCATGTGACATCGTCCATGAGCAACCCGGCCTCCTACATGACTCTCCGGGAGACGGCCCACCGCTACTTCGTGGACAACCCGCCGCGAGGGGAGAACGGCGAGCCCATCCGGCTGAACAAGATGCGCTTCTTTAGCACGGTTGCAAGGCTCCGCATCTACATGGTCATCAAGTACAAGCTCCCTCTTGAG ATCCTTCATCTGGTTAACGTAGGGCTATGTGGTGTTTTCTCAGGGCGCTACAACGAGCTCAGTGGAAAATACAGATTGGCCATGCATCTGATCAAGCTCTATGCGCCTTACACCTTATTCAAAGGGCG CTTTGATGACATGAACCTTGAGAGGCTGAGGAAGGCGATGGAGCAAAATAGTGATGGAGGAGAATACTACTTTGATTTCGATCCCAAGAAAATCGACTGGGACGACTATTTCTACATGGTTCACTTTCCTGGTGTGCTCAAGTATCTGGCGTGA
- the LOC123082995 gene encoding alcohol-forming fatty acyl-CoA reductase isoform X2 — protein sequence MVIGEMDAAQVAAYFRGKNVLITGATGFLGKVLLEKILRIQPDVRKLFLLVRATDDESARRRVQTEVTGREIFQVLREKHGKGFEDFIEEKVCPLAGDVMYEDFGLDTAKLKEVSKDVDIIVNGAATTNFYERYDVSFDTNVLGAKQICAFANKCTKLKMLLHVSTAYVSGEQEGLILEKPFMMGGTLREGTHLDIESELNLIKHTQIELKANCATDKAERKTMKELGLKRARHFGWPNTYVFTKAMGEMLLGHLRGDLPVVIIRPSIITSLLKEPLPGWMEGVRTIDSVFLGYAKQALKFFLVDPNTIMDVIPGDMVVNSMMVAMLAHSEEQAQTIYHVTSSMSNPASYMTLRETAHRYFVDNPPRGENGEPIRLNKMRFFSTVARLRIYMVIKYKLPLEGATTSSVENTDWPCI from the exons ATGGTGATCGGCGAAATGGATGCTGCTCAGGTCGCAGCATACTTCAGGGGCAAGAATGTCCTCATCACCGGCGCAACTGGGTTCCTTGGAAAAG TGCTCTTGGAGAAGATACTGAGGATCCAGCCTGATGTCAGGAAGCTCTTCCTCTTGGTTCGAGCCACCGACGACGAATCGGCAAGGCGGCGGGTCCAGACCGAG GTAACAGGGAGGGAGATATTCCAAGTTCTCAGAGAAAAGCATGGCAAGGGTTTTGAAGATTTCATCGAAGAGAAGGTGTGCCCCTTGGCTGGAGACGTCATGTATGAGGATTTTGGACTAGACACTGCCAAGCTGAAAGAAGTGTCCAAGGATGTGGACATCATCGTCAACGGAGCTGCGACTACGAATTTCTATGAAAG ATACGATGTCTCCTTCGACACCAACGTCTTGGGAGCCAAGCAGATCTGTGCATTTGCAAACAAGTGCACCAAACTGAAAATGCTGCTCCACGTTTCAACTG CCTACGTAAGTGGTGAACAAGAGGGACTAATACTAGAGAAACCATTCATGATGGGGGGCACACTACGGGAGGGCACACACTTAGACATCGAATCCGAGCTAAATCTGATCAAACATACCCAGATTGAACTGAAAGCTAACTGTGCTACAGACAAGGCTGAGAGGAAAACCATGAAGGAACTTGGCCTCAAGAG AGCTAGGCATTTTGGCTGGCCAAATACCTACGTCTTCACCAAGGCAATGGGTGAGATGCTGCTGGGACACCTGCGAGGCGACCTTCCGGTCGTCATCATCCGGCCGAGCATCATAACCAGCCTCCTCAAGGAGCCATTGCCTGGATGGATGGAAGGAGTCAG gacTATCGACTCGGTTTTCTTGGGTTACGCCAAGCAAGCCTTGAAATTCTTTCTAGTAGACCCCAATACCATAATGGACGTG ATTCCGGGGGACATGGTGGTAAACTCCATGATGGTGGCCATGCTGGCGCACTCAGAGGAACAAGCACAGACCATTTACCATGTGACATCGTCCATGAGCAACCCGGCCTCCTACATGACTCTCCGGGAGACGGCCCACCGCTACTTCGTGGACAACCCGCCGCGAGGGGAGAACGGCGAGCCCATCCGGCTGAACAAGATGCGCTTCTTTAGCACGGTTGCAAGGCTCCGCATCTACATGGTCATCAAGTACAAGCTCCCTCTTGAG GGCGCTACAACGAGCTCAGTGGAAAATACAGATTGGCCATGCATCTGA